AGCACGAGGCTGCGAAGCTCGTCGGGCGCCTTTTCCTGGCACGCCTCCTTGACCTTCGTGGTCAGGGTGATGCCCACGAGGTGCTCGGCCGAGCAGTCATCGCAGTTCGCGAGGTGCTCACGAATGTCGCCGCACTGCTCGGGGGTGAGCTCGTTGTGCAGAAACTCTTCGAGCTCTTGCTTCGCCTTGTCGCAGCCGCAGTCGGTCATCGCGTGCTCCCTCTCGTCGTGGCGGCCGCATCGGGGGCGGTCATGCCGCGCTCCCGTGCATAGTCGGCCAGCAGTTCCCGCAGCAGGCGTCGGCCGCGGTGCAGGCGGCTCATGACGGTTCCGACGGGCGTCTTCATGATGTCGGCGATCTCCTGGTACGAGAAGCCCTCGACGTCGGCGAAGTAGACCGCCAACCGGAAGTCTTCCGGGATCGACTGCAGCGCATCCTTCACCGCGCTCGCGGGCATGCGGTCGATCGCCTCGGCCTCGGCCGAGCGCGTGGTCGTCGACGTGGCCGACTCGGCCCCGCCGAGCTGCCAGTCTTCGAGCTCGTCGATCGTGCCCTGGTACGGGTCGCGCTGCTTCTTGCGGTACACGTTGATGAACGTGTTGGTGAGGATGCGGTACAGCCAGGCCTTGAGGTTCGTGCCCTGCTCGAACTGCGCGAAGGCGGCGAAGGCCTTCACGAAGGTCTCTTGCACGAGGTCGGCG
The sequence above is a segment of the Microcella humidisoli genome. Coding sequences within it:
- a CDS encoding zf-HC2 domain-containing protein, which translates into the protein MTDCGCDKAKQELEEFLHNELTPEQCGDIREHLANCDDCSAEHLVGITLTTKVKEACQEKAPDELRSLVLGAISTLDAR
- a CDS encoding sigma-70 family RNA polymerase sigma factor — protein: MTTLLLDAPVAAAAASPSQARSVDSRVMTEMTDELAERRRLFQEQALPFMDQLYGAAMRMTKNPADAADLVQETFVKAFAAFAQFEQGTNLKAWLYRILTNTFINVYRKKQRDPYQGTIDELEDWQLGGAESATSTTTRSAEAEAIDRMPASAVKDALQSIPEDFRLAVYFADVEGFSYQEIADIMKTPVGTVMSRLHRGRRLLRELLADYARERGMTAPDAAATTRGSTR